The following proteins are co-located in the Gloeocapsa sp. PCC 7428 genome:
- a CDS encoding ABC transporter ATP-binding protein has protein sequence MTSSAPLSQPVIHRRRENDWRLFLRLVPYGRRHGRLLLLSMLLLVPVAIAGAVQPLIIGQAISLIRQEPNVYEFLRDRPLSDGLVLLEVLLLITVIVRLIFSGVQGYLVQRVGQQITADIRNDLFEHVTSLAVRFFDRTAVGKLITRLTSDVEALGDVFTTGAIGIISDVFSMLVILITMFTLQWQLALMLTLMLFPVTALIIYFQQQYRKANYKAREELSVLNSTLQENITGINVVQLFRREKFNAQLFRTTNKQYIREVDKTIFHDSAVSATLEWVALVAIAAVLWLGGFFVLREQLTFGTLSAFILFAQRLFDPLRQFAEKFTAIQAGFTAVERVSDILDEPIEIRDPEHIKSQNSAHNNQNNTHSSLLAPRSSIGEICFEHVWFAYKDDDYVIKDLNFVIRPGEKVALVGPTGAGKSSIIRLLCRLYEPSRGRILVDGIDIRELPQAELRRRMAVILQEGFLFAGDVKGNITLGDSYSFEEITAAAEKTNIAQFIEQLPQGYDTQLRERGTNLSSGQKQLLAFARAAIRDPHILVLDEATANLDVGTEALIQDALDQLLVDRTAIIIAHRLSTIRNVDRIFVLKRGQLVESGTHEELLQQGGLYASLHNLQMLGTE, from the coding sequence ATGACTAGTTCAGCGCCACTTTCGCAGCCAGTGATACATCGTCGCCGCGAAAATGACTGGCGATTATTCTTGCGGTTAGTGCCTTATGGAAGGCGTCACGGGCGACTGTTATTACTATCGATGTTGTTACTTGTTCCGGTGGCGATCGCTGGTGCGGTGCAACCTCTCATTATTGGACAAGCGATTTCGCTGATTCGTCAAGAACCGAATGTTTACGAGTTTTTGCGCGATCGCCCGTTGTCTGACGGATTAGTGTTACTAGAAGTTTTGTTACTAATTACGGTCATTGTCCGGCTGATCTTCAGTGGTGTACAAGGATATTTAGTGCAAAGAGTTGGACAACAGATTACTGCGGATATCCGCAATGATTTATTTGAACACGTTACTTCGCTTGCAGTGCGGTTTTTTGATCGTACGGCTGTTGGTAAGTTAATTACACGTCTGACAAGCGATGTCGAAGCTTTAGGTGATGTCTTTACAACTGGCGCGATTGGAATTATCAGCGATGTTTTCTCAATGCTGGTAATTTTAATTACAATGTTCACCTTGCAGTGGCAACTTGCTTTAATGCTGACGTTGATGCTGTTTCCCGTGACAGCGTTAATTATTTATTTTCAGCAACAATACCGCAAAGCAAACTACAAAGCCAGAGAAGAACTTTCGGTGCTGAATTCCACATTGCAAGAGAATATTACTGGTATCAATGTGGTGCAATTATTTCGACGCGAGAAATTCAACGCGCAACTGTTTCGGACAACCAACAAACAATATATTCGTGAAGTCGATAAAACGATCTTTCACGACTCAGCAGTGTCTGCAACATTAGAGTGGGTTGCTTTAGTTGCGATCGCCGCTGTCCTTTGGTTAGGTGGCTTTTTTGTCCTACGCGAACAGTTGACATTTGGGACATTATCTGCATTTATTCTGTTTGCACAACGTCTATTTGACCCTTTGCGACAATTTGCCGAGAAATTCACTGCTATTCAAGCAGGCTTCACCGCCGTAGAACGCGTTAGTGACATTCTTGATGAACCGATTGAAATTCGCGATCCAGAACATATTAAAAGCCAGAACTCCGCGCATAATAATCAAAACAACACTCACTCCTCACTCCTCGCTCCTCGCTCCTCAATTGGAGAAATTTGCTTTGAACACGTTTGGTTTGCTTACAAAGATGATGATTACGTTATCAAAGATTTAAACTTCGTCATTCGTCCTGGTGAAAAAGTTGCTTTAGTAGGTCCTACAGGTGCAGGTAAAAGTTCTATTATTCGATTGTTGTGTCGCTTGTATGAACCAAGTCGCGGGCGGATTCTAGTAGACGGTATTGATATTCGCGAATTACCGCAAGCCGAATTAAGACGGCGTATGGCAGTGATTCTGCAAGAGGGTTTTTTATTCGCAGGAGATGTTAAAGGTAATATCACCTTAGGTGATTCTTACTCTTTTGAAGAAATTACCGCAGCCGCAGAGAAAACGAATATCGCTCAATTTATTGAACAATTACCGCAAGGTTATGATACGCAACTTCGAGAACGCGGCACAAATCTTTCGAGTGGTCAAAAACAACTTCTTGCTTTCGCCCGCGCTGCCATTCGCGATCCGCATATTCTGGTATTAGACGAAGCGACGGCTAATTTAGATGTTGGTACCGAAGCTTTAATTCAAGATGCCTTGGATCAGTTACTTGTAGATCGCACAGCAATTATCATTGCGCACCGCCTATCAACTATCCGTAATGTAGACCGCATTTTTGTTCTCAAGCGCGGTCAGCTTGTCGAATCAGGCACGCATGAGGAACTGCTACAGCAAGGTGGTTTATATGCTAGTCTACACAATTTACAGATGCTAGGAACCGAGTAA